A single region of the Alosa alosa isolate M-15738 ecotype Scorff River chromosome 6, AALO_Geno_1.1, whole genome shotgun sequence genome encodes:
- the LOC125295962 gene encoding cartilage-associated protein-like yields MPLLCAARLLALSARLIASGHLCVSSRLVISASPRVWSSLVIMGIRASELLLLCVGLSLHHAAADLGEQLDADRRGLGSVYGRALARLEERDWAGSVRLLELSVRLHRLLMDSVAFCAQSCRAGRSDAPHPPGGTPDDLHVYWTVLQRASCVKKCRARFPELQFSWPGKEILRDFERRVPYKYLHVAYEQLNDNQRAASAAHTFLQRNPGDVVMAATLSRYRYTEGLEDLEEKPYERVFLQAVFLFNGGDFSRSIFLMEEALLGYLQEFELCSSTLEDMGNAVACAASYLLLDPEDAVMRENMKLYLTSQEQWGLQQHHYTARPATPRPHPGHTL; encoded by the exons ATGCCTCTCCTCTGTGCAGCACGTCTCCTTGCGCTGAGCGCACGTCTCATCGCGTCTGGTCATCTCTGCGTCTCCTCGCGTCTGGTCATCTCTGCGTCTCCTCGCGTCTGGTCATCTCTGGTCATCATGGGCATTAGAGCTTCAGAGTTGCTGCTGCTCTGTGTGGGTCTGTCTCTACATCACGCTGCTGCTGATCTCGGAGAGCAACTGGACGCTGACCGGCGCGGTCTGGGCTCTGTGTACGGGCGCGCGCTGGCGCGGCTGGAGGAGCGGGACTGGGCGGGCAGCGTGCGCCTCCTGGAGCTGAGCGTGCGTCTCCATCGGCTGCTCATGGACAGCGTGGCCTTCTGCGCGCAGAGCTGTCGTGCGGGACGGAGCGACGCGCCACACCCTCCGGGGGGGACCCCTGATGACCTGCACGTGTACTGGACCGTGCTGCAGCGCGCGTCCTGTGTAAAGAAATGCCGCGCTCGATTCCCCGAGCTCCAGTTCAGCTGGCCCGGAAAAGAAATCCTCCGAGACTTCGAGAGGCGCGTTCCTTACAAATACCTGCACGTGGCGTATGAACAG ctgaaTGACAACCAGAGAGCAGCGTCAGCAGCACACACTTTCCTGCAGCGTAACCCTGGAGATGTCGTcatggcagccactctgagtcgCTATAGATACACTGAGGGTCTAGAGGACCTGGAGGAGAAACCATACGAG agAGTTTTTCTCCAGGCTGTGTTCCTGTTTAATGGAGGGGACTTCAGTCGCAGCATCTTTCTGATGGAGGAGGCGTTGCTAGGTTACCTACAGGAGTTTGAGTTGTGCAGCTCCACCT TGGAGGACATGGGTAATGCCGTGGCATGTGCTGCCAGCTACCTGCTCCTGGACCCAGAGGATGCGGTGATGAGGGAGAATATGAAGCTTTACCTCACCAGCCAGGAACAATGGGGTCTGCAGCAACACCATTACACAGCCCGACca GCCACACCCAGGCCACACCCAGGCCACACCCTGTAG